The following proteins come from a genomic window of Blattabacterium cuenoti:
- a CDS encoding DUF4293 family protein: MLYRIQTLYLLISIFIYSLLIYFLCFFNKNLMDFLECNFLKKKFFLIFLIICLFLSILSFFFFHQKKIQIFLNKINILTNTIYEGILFFSCSKWNKYTFIMFLFFILCICFLYLTNRAIKKDIKLINSINRIR, from the coding sequence ATGTTATATAGAATACAAACATTATACTTACTTATTTCAATTTTTATTTATTCTCTTCTCATATATTTTTTATGTTTTTTTAATAAAAATCTAATGGATTTTCTTGAATGTAATTTTTTGAAAAAAAAATTTTTTTTAATTTTTCTAATTATATGTTTATTTCTATCTATTTTAAGTTTTTTCTTTTTTCATCAAAAAAAAATTCAAATATTTTTAAATAAAATTAATATACTTACTAATACAATTTATGAAGGAATTCTTTTTTTTTCATGTTCTAAATGGAATAAATACACATTTATTATGTTCCTTTTTTTTATATTATGTATATGTTTTTTATATCTAACAAATAGAGCTATCAAAAAAGATATAAAATTAATCAATTCTATCAATCGAATCCGATAA
- the prfA gene encoding peptide chain release factor 1, whose product MKKTSLIQKLEVSKKEFLETSKLIIQPNIISDQKKYRILLKKYMTLEKIVFFYEEYKKQLVSLKEVDFILKNDSDTEMKELATTEKYKILENLSSIEKKSYNLLFSSKEEDETEDDKKAVIVELRSGTGGDEACIFVEDILRMYTMYFKKSGWKYKIIHAQKGGIKGYKEIILDLNGEKGIYGNLKFESGVHRVQRIPKTESQGRVHTSAITVAVLPKVKDIEFNINLSDIKKDTFRSSGAGGQHVNKTESAVRLTHIPSKITVECQEERSQHKNFEKAISVLRSRIYQNEKEKRLRKISIKRKSLVSTGDRSIKIRTYNYPKNRVTDHRIHKSIYNLAGFMDGNIQEMINLLKLFENK is encoded by the coding sequence ATGAAAAAAACTTCATTAATTCAAAAGTTAGAAGTTTCTAAAAAGGAATTTTTAGAAACTTCTAAATTAATTATACAACCCAATATTATATCTGATCAAAAAAAATACAGAATACTATTAAAAAAATATATGACATTAGAAAAAATAGTCTTTTTTTATGAAGAGTACAAGAAACAATTGGTTTCACTTAAAGAAGTGGATTTTATTTTAAAAAACGATTCAGATACGGAAATGAAGGAATTAGCTACTACAGAAAAATACAAAATTTTAGAAAATTTATCTTCTATTGAAAAAAAGTCTTATAATCTTCTTTTTTCTTCGAAAGAAGAAGATGAAACAGAAGATGATAAAAAAGCTGTCATCGTAGAACTCCGTTCTGGAACAGGAGGGGATGAAGCATGTATTTTTGTTGAAGATATATTAAGAATGTATACAATGTATTTTAAAAAATCAGGTTGGAAATATAAAATTATACACGCTCAAAAAGGAGGAATCAAAGGATACAAAGAAATTATTTTAGATCTCAATGGAGAAAAAGGAATTTATGGTAATTTAAAATTCGAATCTGGAGTACACAGAGTGCAAAGAATTCCAAAAACGGAATCTCAAGGAAGAGTACACACATCTGCTATAACCGTAGCAGTCCTTCCTAAAGTCAAAGATATAGAATTCAACATTAATTTATCTGATATAAAAAAAGATACTTTTAGATCTAGTGGAGCAGGAGGTCAACATGTAAACAAAACAGAATCTGCTGTACGATTAACTCATATTCCAAGTAAAATTACAGTAGAATGTCAAGAAGAACGTTCTCAACATAAAAATTTTGAAAAAGCGATCAGTGTTTTACGATCAAGAATTTATCAAAACGAAAAAGAAAAAAGATTAAGAAAAATATCCATAAAAAGAAAATCTTTAGTTTCTACAGGAGATCGTTCTATAAAAATTAGAACCTATAATTATCCTAAAAATAGAGTTACGGATCATAGAATTCATAAATCTATTTATAATCTTGCAGGATTTATGGATGGAAATATTCAAGAAATGATTAATTTATTAAAATTATTTGAAAATAAATAA